The Desulfohalovibrio reitneri genome contains a region encoding:
- a CDS encoding AraC family transcriptional regulator, with protein MTRDRALFWRPPQLPESDLLAADFYRHRFAPHIHREYAIGVCLRGAERFRLGAREFVLPPGRVCAVNPGEVHTGEAADGQGWSYRMFYPSPGLLAAALGLPPDAEPPRFPRPVLDDPECAALLLRAHVALQQGLPGGRDLAVLALGSLARNHALPASAVIHRPPDSRAADRARRILEDDPARHLPLDQLARRVDRSPEHLVRSFKQRYGLPPHAWQIQRRVALAADLLRQGTPPAQAAHEAGFTDQSHLGRHFKRVYGVPPARFAKGVKIVQDFPAHPA; from the coding sequence ATGACCCGCGACCGCGCCCTGTTCTGGCGGCCGCCCCAGCTGCCGGAATCCGACCTGCTGGCGGCGGACTTCTACCGCCACCGCTTCGCCCCCCACATCCACCGGGAGTACGCCATCGGCGTCTGCCTGCGCGGGGCGGAACGGTTCCGGCTGGGAGCGCGGGAATTCGTCCTGCCGCCGGGCCGCGTCTGCGCGGTCAACCCCGGCGAGGTGCACACCGGCGAGGCCGCCGACGGCCAGGGCTGGAGCTACCGCATGTTCTACCCCTCGCCCGGGCTGCTGGCCGCCGCCCTGGGCCTGCCGCCCGACGCCGAGCCGCCCCGCTTCCCACGCCCCGTGCTGGACGATCCCGAGTGCGCCGCCCTGCTGCTGCGCGCCCACGTGGCCCTGCAACAGGGCCTGCCCGGCGGGCGCGACCTGGCCGTGCTGGCCCTGGGCAGTCTGGCCCGCAACCACGCCCTGCCCGCCTCCGCCGTCATCCACCGGCCGCCCGACTCCCGCGCGGCCGACCGCGCCCGGCGCATCCTGGAGGACGACCCCGCCCGCCACCTGCCCCTGGACCAGCTGGCCCGCCGGGTGGACCGCAGCCCGGAACACCTGGTCCGCAGCTTCAAACAGCGCTATGGCCTGCCGCCCCACGCCTGGCAGATCCAGCGCCGCGTGGCCCTGGCCGCCGACCTGCTCCGCCAAGGCACTCCCCCGGCCCAGGCCGCCCACGAAGCGGGCTTCACCGACCAGAGCCACCTCGGCCGCCACTTCAAGCGGGTCTACGGCGTGCCCCCCGCCCGCTTCGCCAAGGGCGTCAAAATCGTACAAGACTTCCCCGCGCATCCGGCCTAG
- a CDS encoding MBL fold metallo-hydrolase, producing MARPEGMRVRFVGVGEAVDENYGNTSILLESAKGDILLDCGFTAGHDFFRHAPDPDNLDGVWISHFHGDHFMGLPALCLRLRVAGRTRPLTIAGGPGAADKVHRALELAYESLLKRPPFAIEVKEAAPGDVLELGPYTLRTTLGGHPEPCLAVLAELDGRSAFYSGDGHPTPETVELAAGCDLAIQEAYGLDESTEGHGSLDMALDFASRASAARLAVVHMRREDRALRADEARARLAAASVPAMLPEPGDVIDLP from the coding sequence ATGGCGCGACCGGAAGGCATGCGGGTCCGCTTTGTCGGCGTTGGCGAGGCCGTGGACGAGAACTACGGCAACACCTCCATCCTGCTGGAGTCCGCCAAGGGCGACATCCTGCTGGACTGCGGCTTCACCGCCGGGCACGACTTCTTCCGCCACGCCCCGGACCCGGACAACCTGGACGGCGTCTGGATAAGCCACTTCCACGGCGACCACTTCATGGGGCTGCCCGCCCTGTGCCTGCGCCTGCGCGTGGCCGGGCGCACCCGCCCCCTGACAATCGCCGGAGGCCCCGGCGCGGCGGACAAGGTCCACCGCGCCCTGGAGCTGGCCTACGAGTCCCTGCTCAAGCGGCCGCCCTTCGCCATAGAAGTCAAGGAGGCCGCGCCCGGCGACGTGCTGGAGCTCGGCCCCTACACCCTGCGCACCACCCTGGGCGGCCACCCCGAACCCTGCCTGGCCGTGCTGGCCGAACTGGACGGCCGCTCCGCGTTCTACTCCGGCGACGGCCACCCCACGCCCGAAACCGTTGAACTGGCCGCGGGCTGCGATCTGGCCATTCAAGAGGCCTACGGCCTGGATGAATCCACCGAGGGCCACGGCAGCCTGGACATGGCCCTGGACTTCGCCTCCCGCGCCTCGGCCGCCCGGCTGGCCGTGGTGCACATGCGCCGCGAGGACCGCGCGCTCCGCGCCGACGAGGCCCGCGCCCGGCTGGCCGCCGCCTCCGTGCCCGCCATGCTTCCCGAACCCGGCGACGTAATCGACCTGCCATGA
- the rnd gene encoding ribonuclease D, with amino-acid sequence MPTEEDLPVFHVREDSALREICEGFRKAGAIGVDTEFVRVRTFFPMLGLIQVADKKHVYLIDPLALSDLSPFARVLTDRSVLKIFHSCSEDLEVLSYLSTEPLAPVVDTQVAASFLEYGYQVGYQALAKEVLGVEMGKGATRSDWLRRPLSDEQVCYAAMDVACLLPLRSELVRMLRKKGMLGWARQEFEKLRENACSDPEPEEYYLRLGGLWQFTQRDLGLLRDLFAWRENRAMTRDLPRGFVMQDKVLRRLAIDKPASRKELAEVEGIRPSDVRRHGRALLSILKRAEKTPEKELPEPVRKPPNPRKVGALVDKLRPVAAEQAEKLRLPPELLATKRALTDLAQNALRGLPDPWPNELSGWRRDALADKLDPLLP; translated from the coding sequence GTGCCCACGGAAGAGGACCTGCCCGTATTCCACGTCCGCGAGGACTCCGCCCTGCGGGAGATCTGCGAAGGATTCCGTAAGGCCGGAGCCATCGGCGTGGACACCGAGTTCGTGCGCGTGCGCACCTTCTTCCCCATGCTGGGGCTCATCCAGGTGGCGGACAAGAAGCACGTCTACCTCATCGACCCCCTGGCGCTCTCCGACCTCTCCCCCTTCGCCCGCGTGCTCACCGACCGCTCCGTGCTGAAAATCTTCCATTCCTGCTCCGAGGACCTGGAAGTCCTGAGCTACCTTTCCACCGAGCCCCTGGCCCCGGTAGTTGACACCCAGGTGGCCGCCTCCTTCCTGGAGTATGGCTATCAGGTGGGCTACCAGGCCCTGGCCAAGGAGGTGCTGGGCGTGGAGATGGGCAAGGGGGCCACCCGCTCCGACTGGTTGCGCCGCCCCCTAAGCGACGAGCAGGTCTGCTACGCGGCCATGGACGTGGCCTGCCTGCTGCCCCTGCGCAGCGAGCTGGTCCGCATGCTGCGCAAGAAGGGCATGCTGGGCTGGGCCAGGCAGGAGTTCGAGAAACTGCGGGAAAACGCTTGCTCGGATCCCGAGCCCGAGGAATATTACCTCCGCCTGGGCGGGCTGTGGCAGTTCACACAGCGCGACCTGGGCCTGCTGCGCGACCTCTTCGCCTGGCGCGAAAACCGGGCCATGACACGCGACCTGCCGCGCGGCTTCGTCATGCAGGACAAGGTGTTGCGGCGGCTGGCCATAGACAAGCCCGCCTCCCGCAAGGAACTCGCCGAGGTGGAGGGCATACGGCCCTCGGACGTGCGCCGCCACGGACGCGCCCTGCTGTCTATCCTCAAGCGGGCGGAAAAGACGCCGGAAAAAGAACTGCCCGAACCAGTGCGCAAGCCGCCCAACCCCCGCAAGGTCGGGGCCCTGGTGGACAAGCTGCGGCCAGTGGCCGCGGAGCAGGCGGAAAAGCTCCGCCTGCCGCCCGAACTGCTGGCCACCAAGCGCGCCCTCACCGACCTCGCCCAGAACGCCCTGCGCGGCCTGCCCGACCCCTGGCCGAACGAACTCTCCGGCTGGCGGCGCGACGCACTGGCGGACAAGCTCGACCCGCTGCTGCCCTGA
- a CDS encoding AzlC family ABC transporter permease has translation MTNPFETVTFTRAGFLRGFRQTFAPALGVGAYGLLFGALAMQAGLTIAQALVMSATVFAGASQLVAVEAWSAPPEILAITLATFVINLRHVLMGAALAPWFSRVSPGRAYLSVYFMADENWAMTMKARGQGETDAAHLIGGGAMVWVVWFATTWIGAAALEAMGDPRAIGLDFAFTAVFLALLCGMWRGRTDLLPWLAAAAAALLTERLAPGKWYILAGGLAAGLVGALAKGDES, from the coding sequence ATGACCAACCCGTTCGAGACAGTCACCTTCACCCGCGCCGGGTTCCTGCGCGGCTTCCGCCAGACGTTCGCGCCCGCCCTGGGCGTGGGGGCCTACGGCCTGCTCTTCGGCGCGCTGGCCATGCAGGCCGGGCTGACCATCGCCCAGGCCCTGGTCATGAGCGCCACCGTCTTCGCCGGGGCCTCCCAGCTGGTGGCCGTGGAAGCCTGGTCCGCGCCGCCGGAAATCCTGGCCATCACCCTGGCCACCTTCGTCATCAACCTCCGCCACGTGCTCATGGGCGCGGCCCTGGCGCCCTGGTTCAGCCGCGTCTCCCCCGGCCGCGCCTACCTCTCCGTCTACTTCATGGCCGACGAAAACTGGGCCATGACCATGAAAGCGCGCGGCCAGGGCGAAACCGACGCCGCCCACCTCATCGGCGGCGGGGCCATGGTCTGGGTCGTCTGGTTCGCCACCACCTGGATAGGCGCGGCCGCCCTGGAAGCCATGGGCGACCCCCGCGCCATCGGCCTCGACTTCGCCTTCACCGCCGTATTCCTGGCCCTGCTCTGCGGCATGTGGCGCGGACGAACGGACCTCCTGCCCTGGCTGGCAGCGGCCGCCGCCGCCCTGCTCACCGAACGCCTCGCCCCGGGTAAATGGTACATCCTGGCCGGAGGACTGGCCGCCGGACTGGTCGGCGCGCTCGCCAAGGGAGACGAGTCGTGA
- a CDS encoding AzlD family protein — protein sequence MSDTAAVYLTIAGMVLATYLTRVLGLFLATRLPLSGRAGAFLQALPGGILIGIVAPAALTQGTAEAVASLITIITARAAGSLPLAMLAGVAAVWALRHVV from the coding sequence GTGAGCGATACCGCCGCCGTCTACCTCACCATCGCCGGCATGGTCCTGGCCACCTACCTCACCCGCGTCCTGGGCCTTTTCCTGGCCACCCGGCTCCCCCTCTCGGGACGCGCCGGAGCCTTCCTCCAAGCCCTGCCCGGCGGCATCCTCATCGGCATCGTCGCCCCAGCCGCCCTCACCCAAGGCACCGCCGAAGCCGTCGCCTCCCTCATCACCATCATCACCGCCCGCGCCGCCGGCTCCCTCCCCCTGGCCATGCTCGCCGGAGTCGCGGCCGTCTGGGCGCTACGGCACGTTGTGTAG
- a CDS encoding flavin reductase family protein, whose amino-acid sequence MHRRLGAVNALYPSLTTIVGADVDGKPNFLAVAHVGILNHGTPQYLSFGVFNKHHTNQGIREHRQFSACIPGRNLMEQTDYVGLVSGRKTDKSGVFDVFRGDLEHAPLIRECPVCMELKLHDIHEFPTHDIFIGEIHATHASEDVITAEDKLDVRRVDPLLFDMASVHYYALGDPLGPCWNVGKKLKRGE is encoded by the coding sequence ATGCACAGGCGACTCGGGGCGGTCAACGCCCTCTATCCATCACTGACAACCATCGTGGGCGCGGACGTGGACGGCAAGCCCAACTTCCTGGCCGTCGCCCACGTGGGCATCCTCAACCACGGCACGCCGCAGTATCTCTCCTTCGGCGTGTTCAACAAGCACCACACCAATCAGGGCATCCGCGAGCACAGGCAGTTCTCCGCCTGCATCCCCGGCCGCAACCTCATGGAGCAAACCGACTACGTGGGGCTTGTGTCCGGCAGGAAAACGGACAAGTCCGGGGTCTTCGACGTCTTCCGGGGCGACCTGGAGCACGCTCCCCTCATCCGCGAATGCCCGGTCTGCATGGAGCTGAAGCTCCACGACATCCACGAGTTCCCCACCCACGACATCTTCATCGGCGAAATCCACGCCACCCACGCCAGCGAGGACGTCATCACCGCGGAGGACAAGCTGGACGTGCGGCGGGTGGATCCGTTGCTCTTCGACATGGCCAGCGTCCACTACTACGCCCTGGGCGACCCCCTTGGCCCCTGCTGGAACGTGGGCAAAAAGCTCAAGCGCGGCGAATAA
- a CDS encoding nitroreductase family protein — translation MDALEAIRTRRSIRSFTDDPVSPEQVRAMLEAAMLAPSAGNAQPWRFTVIDDPQLLAKVPAINPYAKMAAKAPVAILVSGDTAAEKFPGYWPQDCAAAVENMLLAAHALGLGAVWTGIHPVEERVTAFQDLCSLPATHVPMALVVAGVPENPGKPADRYDEGKVRRNTWA, via the coding sequence ATGGACGCCCTGGAAGCCATCCGCACGCGCCGCTCCATCCGCTCCTTTACGGACGACCCCGTGAGCCCCGAGCAGGTACGGGCCATGCTGGAGGCGGCCATGCTCGCGCCGAGCGCGGGCAACGCCCAGCCCTGGCGGTTCACGGTCATCGACGACCCCCAGCTGCTGGCCAAGGTTCCGGCCATCAACCCCTACGCCAAGATGGCCGCCAAGGCCCCGGTGGCCATCCTGGTCTCAGGCGACACCGCGGCCGAGAAATTCCCCGGCTACTGGCCGCAGGACTGCGCCGCGGCCGTGGAAAACATGCTGCTGGCGGCCCACGCGCTGGGACTGGGCGCGGTCTGGACCGGCATTCACCCGGTGGAGGAACGGGTAACGGCCTTCCAGGACCTTTGCTCCCTGCCCGCCACCCACGTTCCCATGGCCCTGGTGGTAGCCGGGGTCCCGGAAAATCCGGGCAAACCCGCCGACCGCTACGACGAGGGCAAGGTCCGGCGCAACACCTGGGCCTGA